GGTCGTCGAGGCGTCCGGTTGGGATGAGCGGGTGTTCGCGGCGGTCGCCCTGCACCCCACCAGGACGGCGGACTTCACCGAGGGGCAGCGCCAGGAGTTGGCGGCGCTGGCGAAGGCGCCGCGCGTGGTGGCGGTCGGCGAGACCGGCCTGGACTACTACTGGGACTATTCGCCGCCCGCCGCGCAGCACGAGGCCTTCCGCTGGCACATCGCGCTGGCCAAGGACGTCGGCAAGGCCCTGATGATCCACGACCGCGACGCCCACGAGGACATCCTGCGGATTCTGGCGGAGGAAGGCGCCCCGGAGACGGTCGTCTTTCATTGTTTCTCCGGCGACGCCGACTTCGCCCGCCGCTGCGCCGAGGCCGGATACCTGCTTTCCTTCGCGGGCACCGTCACCTTTCGCAATGCTGCCTACCTGCGGGAAGCCGCCGCAGCCGTACCGGTGGAACAGTTGTTGGTGGAGACGGATGCGCCATTCCTCACTCCGCATCCGTTCCGGGGGCGGCCGAATGAGCCGTATTGCGCGGCGTACACGGTGCGTGAGCTTGCCAGGGTTCGAGGGCTCGACGAGGCGGAGCTGGCTGCCGTGCTCACGGCGAACGCCGAACGCGCATTTCGTCTGCAATCTGTGAACTCGACATCACCGGTGGTCACCGACGGGTGATCGGTGCTGTGATCGGCAACACAGCACCGGTCGGGGTCTTGGCGTGGACCGGGAATTCCCGTTACGGTGCCGTGATCGTGAATAGCCGGGATGGGGAATTCTGGTGAACCCTCGGCAGTGCGGGTGAAGTCGGGGACGCGCACGCTGCGGTGAACATCCCTGTGCCGACTGATTCGAGCGCACGGACTTCGACGGCGCGAATCGGTCCGGCACACGGCGAAAGACTCCCCTGCCCGGACCGACGACGGCTGGACTACAGGTGAAGAAACGCACGTTGTTGCGTGCCATGGTGATCGCCGTGCTGGCCATCCTGATCAGCGGCTCCGGCACCGCCATCGCGATGGACAAATCGGTCGCGATCACCGTGGACGGCGAACGACAGTCCATCCGCACCTTCGCCACGACCGTGGCCGGTGCACTGGCCAGCGCGGGATTCGAGACGGGTGCCCACGACGCGGTGGCCCCCTCGGCCGACTCCGCCGTCGCCGACGGCAGCGCCATCGTCCTCAAGCGCGGCAGGCTGCTCACCCTCCAGATCGACCGCGAGACCGAGGAGGCCTGGACGCAGGCACTCACCCTCGGTGAGGCGCTGGAGGAACTGGATCTACGGGTCGACGACGACGAGATGTCCCTCCCGAAGGACACGCCCATCCCCTTGGAGGGCCTGTCGGTCGAGTTGAACATCTCGAA
The Actinoalloteichus fjordicus DNA segment above includes these coding regions:
- a CDS encoding TatD family hydrolase, encoding MSSKRDNTPPSVPEPLPVPTVDAHTHLDACGARTQADVVAMVDRAEAVGIGRVITVADDVESARWVVEASGWDERVFAAVALHPTRTADFTEGQRQELAALAKAPRVVAVGETGLDYYWDYSPPAAQHEAFRWHIALAKDVGKALMIHDRDAHEDILRILAEEGAPETVVFHCFSGDADFARRCAEAGYLLSFAGTVTFRNAAYLREAAAAVPVEQLLVETDAPFLTPHPFRGRPNEPYCAAYTVRELARVRGLDEAELAAVLTANAERAFRLQSVNSTSPVVTDG